A DNA window from Vigna angularis cultivar LongXiaoDou No.4 chromosome 1, ASM1680809v1, whole genome shotgun sequence contains the following coding sequences:
- the LOC128195060 gene encoding uncharacterized protein LOC128195060 gives MRPSGTYSSDTAREISEKIDALVEQSSQGQFTPEGRQDILAAAIGRPEHPGRVRAAGPGVGITDYFGSSSRQPSYSYSDTQRMTEEITKKVRHDLMQEIRAEVRAEFQMLYQEQFQSMRPMQSPIEEHVVPPPPTGRSGKGSCSASAIPEDDMDDGSPCLLYILEEDEMVLVARGTEFRSATVCHGMQLLEDEVKVSVDEMIMPDASVPLSTEEIFTVEQAYKSFITWPKFLVKPVSDPSTQEQQKIPLSEDDPLSSLHLLADILDDKPLEVQYDANVFGHGSEVPIYLNSQDVRELASGTQELNISIIQLWTMYMSGVTNKLGRSDDYGFIDPQDIHESNDFDHINTRMISSFRRGKKIYFLPYISGRHWQLLVMSVQDNYALWFCSLHRPPPTQLRQAIDCSIPASMMMDGRSIVKSRKIAWISLKCNRQNGSYECGYYVMYWMTHIVRSHITRSWETRFKTTTPVPEKSLLFIRNAAAKYIVRLYNSS, from the exons atgcgaccatcgggcacctactcttccgacactgcacgagagatttctgaaaaaatt gacgccttggttgagcagagctcccaaggccaattcactccagagggtcgccaggatattcttgctgctgcaattggacgacctgagcaccctggacgtgtACGTGCTGCAGGTCCTGGAGTAGGCATTACGgattattttgggagctcttctcgtcagccttcatattcgtacagcgatacacaaaggatgacagaagagatcacaaaaaaggtccgACATGACCTTATGCAGGAGATCAGGGCCgaggtgagggctgaattccaGATGCTCTACCAGGAGCAGTTTCAGAGCATGCGCCCGATGCAGTCTCCTATAGAGGAACATGTGGtccctccccctcccacag ggagaagcggcaaaggaagttgttccgcatcagccatcccagaggatgacatggacgatggtagtccatgtctgctatacattttagaagaagatgagatggtgctggtagctcgtggaacagagtttaggtcagcgactgtatgtcatggtatgcaactattagaggatgaggtgaaggtatcagtggatgaaatgatcatgccagatgcctcggttccactgtccacggaagagattttcactgtggaacaagcatataagtcgtttatcacttggcctaaatttttggttaaaccagtttctgacccctcg acgcaggaacaacagaagattcctctatctgaggatgaccctctttcttcattgcatctacttgctgacatccttgatgataagcctttggaggttcagtatgatgctaatgtatttgggcatggctctgaggtcccaatataccttaatagccaagatgtccgtgagcttgcgtcgggaacacaagagttgaatatttcaattattcaactatggacgat gtatatgtctggggtcactaataagttggggcgttctgatgattatggattcattgatccccaagacattcatgaatcaaatgattttgatcatATCAACACGAGAATGATAAGCAGTTTTcgaaggggcaagaaaatatactttttgccttatatatccgg gcgccattggcaacttcttgttatgtctgtgcaagacaactatgctttgtggttctgctcattgcacaggcctcctcccacacaactcagacaagcaattgattg ttctattccagcaagtatgatgatggACGGGAGGTCAATTGTTAAgagtagaaagattgcttggatttctctcaag tgtaacagacaaaatgggtcatatgagtgtggatactatgtaatgtattggatgacccatattgttcgttctcacatcacaagaagctgggaaacg agattcaagactactacaccagttcctgagaagtcactactattcattaggaacgctgctgcgaagtatatagttagattatacaatagctcttag